From the genome of Novosphingobium sp. TH158, one region includes:
- the tgt gene encoding tRNA guanosine(34) transglycosylase Tgt: MTGSRFAFTIYATDGKARTGTIAMHRGEIRTPAFMPVGTAATVKGMKPEGVRAAGADIILGNTYHLMLRPGAERMARLGGLHRFMNWSRPILTDSGGYQVMSLSDLRKITEEGVTFASHLDGSRHLLSPERSMEIQRLLGSDIVMCFDECPRADQPRDVIARSMEMSMRWAKRSRDAFDAGGEHAERSALFGIQQGALDESLRKASADALRDIGFDGYAIGGLAVGEGQEAMFATLDFAPGQLPEDRPRYLMGVGKPDDLVGAVERGVDMFDCVLPTRSGRNGQAFTWNGPLNLRNAKHAEDLSPIDERCGCPACRDYSRAYLHHLIKSGEMLGAMLLTEHNLWFYQSLMQAMRDAIAAGRFAAFAAEFRRNYLG; encoded by the coding sequence ATGACCGGTTCCCGCTTCGCTTTCACCATCTACGCCACCGACGGCAAGGCCCGTACGGGCACGATTGCCATGCACCGGGGCGAAATCCGGACGCCGGCGTTCATGCCGGTCGGTACGGCGGCGACGGTGAAGGGGATGAAACCCGAAGGCGTGCGGGCGGCCGGGGCGGATATAATCCTGGGCAATACCTATCACCTGATGCTGCGCCCCGGTGCCGAGCGCATGGCGCGCCTTGGCGGCTTGCACCGCTTCATGAACTGGTCACGCCCGATCCTGACCGACAGTGGCGGCTATCAGGTGATGAGCCTGAGCGACCTGCGCAAGATCACCGAAGAAGGCGTGACCTTTGCCAGCCACCTCGACGGCTCGCGCCACCTGCTCAGCCCGGAACGGTCGATGGAGATCCAGCGCCTGCTGGGGTCCGACATCGTCATGTGCTTCGATGAGTGCCCCCGCGCCGATCAGCCGCGCGATGTCATCGCCCGGTCCATGGAAATGTCGATGCGTTGGGCCAAGCGCAGCCGGGATGCCTTCGATGCCGGCGGCGAACACGCAGAACGTTCGGCCTTGTTCGGCATCCAGCAGGGCGCGCTCGACGAAAGCCTGCGCAAGGCCAGCGCCGACGCCCTGCGCGATATCGGCTTTGATGGCTATGCCATTGGCGGCCTTGCGGTGGGCGAGGGGCAGGAGGCAATGTTCGCCACGCTCGATTTCGCTCCCGGCCAGTTGCCGGAGGATCGGCCCCGCTACCTGATGGGGGTGGGCAAGCCGGATGACCTTGTCGGCGCGGTCGAACGCGGCGTGGACATGTTCGACTGCGTCCTGCCCACCCGGTCGGGTCGCAATGGACAGGCCTTCACCTGGAACGGCCCGTTGAACCTGCGCAATGCGAAGCATGCCGAAGACCTGTCGCCCATCGACGAACGGTGCGGCTGTCCGGCCTGCAGAGATTACAGCCGCGCCTACCTGCACCACCTGATCAAGTCGGGCGAGATGCTGGGTGCCATGCTGCTGACCGAGCATAACCTGTGGTTCTACCAGTCGCTGATGCAGGCCATGCGCGATGCAATCGCCGCGGGGCGTTTTGCTGCCTTTGCCGCAGAATTCCGGCGCAATTACCTGGGCTGA
- a CDS encoding methyltransferase domain-containing protein, which yields MTHEQHVAAFEALLDAWLQSARDNDLAATGQLLADDYRMELPDGSIATWQAEQAFRQQMTALEVLQRDAVVAPDGRTAQASLLIEFAQGPASSEARGRFKLAVSALNTDGGWKVQHIRCAIDGRAAPPPPPAPSEPSRLARLKQRLRRAFPTAEREVAQGHASHLPYRPGESFILPPRPERRPEDDLPIPPEHLWLGYNYPMHGKLHVGTMLDALRETGFSIGQGHRVIDLGCGAGRMIRHLLPYASTAEIWGLDISAEHIFWCRENLSPPFRFATTTKVPTLPFKDSSVALVYCGSLFTHIDDLADAWLCELRRVLKPDGRLFLTIHDQHTMNLLGQPEYGWTPLARLLREHPLYEEAQGGFGMLSIGRDDLSQVFYDRSYFEAMTDQSFETLSVIEEAYFYQTAMVLKPL from the coding sequence TTGACGCACGAGCAACATGTCGCCGCCTTCGAAGCACTGCTCGATGCTTGGCTCCAGTCCGCCCGCGATAATGATCTGGCAGCAACCGGGCAGCTGCTAGCCGACGATTACCGGATGGAACTGCCGGACGGATCGATCGCGACGTGGCAGGCGGAGCAAGCCTTCAGGCAACAGATGACGGCGCTTGAAGTCTTGCAGCGCGATGCCGTTGTTGCACCCGACGGACGCACGGCACAGGCCTCGCTGCTGATCGAGTTCGCACAGGGACCAGCTTCAAGCGAAGCAAGGGGCCGGTTCAAGCTGGCGGTTTCCGCCCTGAACACGGACGGGGGATGGAAAGTGCAGCACATCCGCTGCGCGATCGACGGACGGGCAGCACCGCCGCCGCCACCTGCGCCGTCCGAACCTTCCCGCCTCGCGCGCCTCAAGCAAAGATTACGCCGTGCTTTCCCGACTGCAGAGCGCGAGGTTGCACAAGGCCACGCCAGCCACCTGCCCTATCGGCCGGGCGAAAGCTTTATCCTGCCCCCTCGCCCCGAGAGGCGGCCGGAGGACGATCTACCGATCCCGCCCGAGCACCTGTGGCTGGGCTACAATTATCCGATGCATGGCAAGCTCCATGTCGGCACCATGCTGGATGCCTTGCGCGAAACGGGCTTTTCCATCGGACAGGGCCATCGCGTGATCGATCTTGGCTGCGGCGCCGGCCGGATGATCCGGCACCTGCTGCCCTATGCCTCGACTGCCGAAATCTGGGGCCTCGACATCAGCGCAGAGCACATCTTCTGGTGCCGCGAGAACCTTTCGCCCCCGTTCCGTTTCGCCACGACCACCAAGGTGCCGACCCTGCCGTTCAAGGACAGCAGCGTTGCCCTCGTCTACTGCGGCTCGTTGTTCACCCATATCGACGATCTGGCCGATGCGTGGCTGTGCGAACTGCGGCGCGTGCTCAAGCCCGATGGCCGGCTGTTCCTGACGATCCATGACCAGCATACCATGAACCTGCTCGGCCAGCCCGAATATGGCTGGACGCCGCTCGCCCGCCTGCTCCGCGAGCACCCGCTCTACGAAGAGGCTCAAGGCGGGTTCGGCATGCTTTCGATCGGCCGGGACGACCTTTCGCAGGTGTTCTATGACCGGTCCTACTTCGAGGCCATGACCGACCAGTCATTCGAAACGCTGTCGGTGATCGAGGAAGCCTACTTCTACCAGACCGCGATGGTGCTGAAGCCGCTCTAG
- the queA gene encoding tRNA preQ1(34) S-adenosylmethionine ribosyltransferase-isomerase QueA, with protein MRVDLFDFDLPAERIALRPARPRDAARMLVVRGEGDFEDRSVRDLPAMLRAGDVLVFNDTRVIPAQLEGQRGDARIGATLHKRIDLRRWQAFIRNAKRLRQGDVIAFPAGVAATAEERHEDGSWTLAFAGDEPVEVLLERAGRMPLPPYIAGKRATDAADLEDYQTIFADEPGAVAAPTAALHFTPGLLEALDGAGIRRETLTLHVGAGTFLPVKAEDTQDHKMHAEWGRIDQATADRLNAARANGNRVIAVGTTSLRLLESATGEDGVIRPFEGDTAIFITPGYRFRAIDGLMTNFHLPKSTLFMLVSALMGRERMQAAYAHAIASEYRFYSYGDSSLLLP; from the coding sequence ATGCGCGTTGACCTTTTCGATTTCGACCTGCCGGCCGAACGCATAGCTCTGCGTCCCGCGCGTCCGCGCGATGCGGCGCGCATGCTTGTCGTGCGCGGGGAGGGCGATTTCGAGGATCGTTCGGTGCGCGACCTGCCCGCCATGCTGCGCGCGGGTGACGTGCTGGTGTTCAACGATACCCGTGTCATCCCCGCCCAGCTCGAAGGCCAGCGCGGGGATGCACGGATCGGTGCAACGCTGCACAAGCGCATCGACCTGCGGCGCTGGCAGGCATTCATCCGCAATGCCAAGCGCTTGCGGCAGGGCGATGTCATCGCCTTTCCTGCCGGTGTCGCTGCCACGGCCGAGGAACGGCACGAGGATGGAAGCTGGACCCTGGCCTTTGCCGGGGACGAGCCGGTCGAAGTCCTGCTCGAGCGGGCAGGCCGTATGCCTCTGCCGCCCTATATCGCCGGCAAGCGGGCCACCGATGCGGCGGACCTGGAAGACTACCAGACCATCTTCGCCGACGAGCCCGGCGCGGTCGCCGCGCCCACGGCGGCGCTGCACTTTACCCCCGGCTTGCTGGAAGCGCTCGATGGCGCAGGCATCCGCCGCGAGACGCTGACCCTGCATGTCGGTGCCGGAACCTTCCTGCCGGTCAAGGCGGAAGACACCCAGGATCACAAGATGCATGCCGAATGGGGCCGCATCGACCAGGCGACGGCGGACCGGCTCAACGCGGCCCGGGCCAATGGCAACCGGGTGATTGCCGTCGGCACTACCTCGCTGCGCCTGCTGGAGAGCGCCACGGGCGAAGATGGCGTGATCCGCCCGTTCGAGGGCGATACTGCGATCTTCATCACCCCCGGCTATCGCTTCCGAGCCATCGACGGGTTGATGACCAACTTCCACTTGCCCAAATCGACGCTGTTCATGCTGGTCAGTGCGCTGATGGGCCGCGAACGGATGCAGGCGGCCTATGCCCATGCCATCGCCAGCGAATACCGGTTCTATTCCTATGGAGATTCTTCGCTGCTGCTGCCATAG
- a CDS encoding M20/M25/M40 family metallo-hydrolase: MKGWAGFIAALVAAIGLAILGTTPPGPVPDTAGAGAFSAGRAMIDVRQIAEKPHPTGTPENAEVRAYLVNRLKSLGLEVREVDLPLPQLSTERMQGWSKGSHAPTRMVNVIGVLPGKDRTLPAVALMAHHDTVWGSPGAADDTAGIATILEAVRAIKARGQPLRDLAVVITDAEELGLSGAEAFFASDPLRARIGMIVNMEARGGGGRTTLFETSPDNGNAVALYADAVSRPGASSLAAFIYSVLPNDTDLSVSLRADYPGYNFAFIGRSGLYHSPLATPERLDQGALQDMGGQVLALTDRLVRSPSLPQASPSVVFFDVFGLFLVTYPAWIGWIMVAAIGLGLASAVRRDCRLHAVLGGSGRMLGMMLGTGVALYALNLVSGAGSQANYYDRLAAIPKLEIMALLACAGMFLLAFGRGAGKAARVGATLVLAVLGAIAQLLAPTAAYVVLIPVLLAVLALCLPGGPGKAIGWLGAALVLGYEIYLGHFAMQGVGPTMPFVVSVPLALATLAILALWPGLAPRAARRGALAALALSLLVSLWVRFDPIADTVAVYSSDKNVPAIPITKPKK, from the coding sequence ATGAAGGGCTGGGCAGGATTTATCGCCGCGCTGGTTGCGGCAATCGGGCTGGCGATCCTGGGCACGACGCCGCCGGGGCCAGTACCGGACACGGCCGGTGCCGGTGCCTTTTCCGCCGGGCGGGCGATGATCGACGTCCGGCAGATAGCAGAAAAACCCCACCCGACAGGCACGCCGGAAAATGCCGAGGTTCGCGCCTACCTCGTCAATCGCCTGAAATCGCTGGGGCTTGAGGTTCGCGAGGTAGACCTGCCGCTGCCGCAGCTTTCCACCGAACGGATGCAGGGCTGGAGCAAGGGTTCCCATGCCCCGACGCGCATGGTGAACGTGATCGGCGTTCTGCCGGGGAAAGACCGCACCTTGCCCGCCGTGGCGCTCATGGCCCATCACGATACGGTCTGGGGCTCGCCGGGCGCGGCAGACGATACCGCCGGCATTGCGACTATCCTTGAAGCGGTGCGGGCAATCAAGGCGAGGGGACAGCCGCTGCGCGACCTGGCCGTGGTGATCACCGATGCCGAGGAGCTTGGGCTATCCGGCGCAGAGGCCTTCTTTGCCAGCGATCCGCTACGCGCGCGGATCGGCATGATCGTAAACATGGAAGCACGGGGCGGCGGAGGGCGGACAACACTGTTTGAAACCTCGCCCGACAACGGCAATGCCGTGGCGCTTTATGCCGATGCGGTGAGCCGTCCGGGTGCGTCCTCGCTGGCGGCTTTCATCTATTCGGTCCTGCCCAACGATACCGACCTCTCGGTTTCGCTGCGGGCCGACTATCCGGGCTACAACTTCGCGTTCATCGGTCGGTCCGGACTTTACCATTCGCCGCTTGCGACACCGGAACGGCTCGATCAGGGCGCACTTCAGGACATGGGTGGGCAGGTGCTGGCACTGACCGACCGGCTGGTGCGCTCACCAAGCCTGCCGCAGGCATCGCCGAGCGTCGTCTTCTTCGACGTATTCGGGCTGTTCCTTGTCACCTATCCCGCATGGATCGGCTGGATCATGGTCGCGGCGATCGGTCTGGGGCTGGCGAGCGCGGTGCGTCGCGACTGCCGCTTGCACGCGGTGCTTGGCGGCTCCGGCCGGATGCTGGGCATGATGCTGGGCACCGGTGTCGCGCTTTATGCCCTCAACCTGGTTTCGGGGGCGGGCTCTCAGGCCAATTACTATGACCGGCTGGCTGCCATTCCCAAGCTTGAGATCATGGCCCTGCTGGCCTGTGCGGGCATGTTCCTGCTGGCGTTCGGCAGAGGCGCGGGCAAGGCGGCAAGGGTGGGTGCCACCCTTGTCCTGGCAGTGCTCGGGGCCATTGCCCAGCTGCTTGCCCCAACGGCGGCCTATGTCGTGCTCATACCGGTCCTGCTGGCGGTGCTGGCGCTTTGCCTGCCCGGTGGACCAGGCAAGGCCATCGGCTGGCTGGGGGCGGCGCTTGTGCTGGGGTACGAGATCTACCTCGGCCATTTCGCCATGCAGGGCGTCGGGCCGACCATGCCCTTCGTTGTCTCCGTGCCTCTCGCCCTGGCGACACTGGCGATTCTGGCGCTGTGGCCGGGGCTTGCCCCGAGAGCAGCACGGCGAGGGGCCCTTGCGGCTCTGGCTCTCAGCCTGCTGGTTTCGCTCTGGGTGCGGTTCGATCCGATTGCCGATACCGTGGCGGTCTATTCATCGGACAAAAACGTGCCGGCCATCCCGATCACCAAGCCGAAAAAGTAA
- the rpiB gene encoding ribose 5-phosphate isomerase B — protein MRIAIASDHAAVDLKAELREYLIGLGHEVADLGPETADRVDYPDFGYKLAAVVADGTARFGVALCGSGIGISIAVNRNPACRCALVSEPLSAALAREHNDANVLAMGARLTGVDMAKACLDAFLSTEFGGGRHAGRVDKLSNPAC, from the coding sequence ATGAGAATTGCCATCGCCTCCGACCACGCCGCAGTCGACCTCAAGGCCGAACTGCGCGAATACCTCATCGGGCTGGGCCACGAGGTTGCAGACCTTGGCCCCGAAACTGCCGACCGGGTGGACTATCCCGATTTCGGCTACAAGCTTGCCGCTGTCGTCGCCGATGGCACGGCCCGTTTCGGTGTGGCTCTTTGCGGTTCGGGCATCGGCATTTCGATTGCCGTCAATCGCAACCCGGCCTGCCGCTGCGCTCTCGTCTCGGAACCGCTTTCCGCCGCCCTCGCGCGTGAGCACAACGATGCGAACGTTCTTGCCATGGGCGCCCGGCTGACCGGCGTGGACATGGCCAAGGCCTGCCTCGATGCTTTCCTTTCCACCGAATTCGGCGGAGGCCGCCATGCCGGCCGCGTCGATAAGCTGTCCAACCCCGCTTGCTGA
- the rpsD gene encoding 30S ribosomal protein S4: MSKRKASKHKIDRRLGENIWGRPKSSVNRRAYGPGQHGQRRKGKLSDFGIQLRAKQKLKGYYGDVTEKQFKRTYQEAAKMKGDTGQNLIGLLEQRLDMVVYRAKFAPTIFAARQIVSHGHIRVNGVRCNIASRRVRPGDVVSLGNKAKEMALIIEAQGLAEREIPEYVAPDGNDKITFVRVPTLDEVPYPVKMEPNLVVEFYSR, translated from the coding sequence ATGTCGAAGCGCAAGGCTTCCAAGCACAAGATTGACCGCCGCCTTGGCGAAAACATCTGGGGTCGTCCGAAGAGCTCGGTCAACCGCCGCGCCTATGGCCCGGGCCAGCACGGCCAGCGCCGCAAGGGCAAGCTTTCGGACTTCGGCATCCAGCTGCGCGCCAAGCAGAAGCTCAAGGGCTACTACGGCGACGTGACCGAAAAGCAGTTCAAGCGCACCTACCAGGAAGCCGCCAAGATGAAGGGCGACACCGGTCAGAACCTGATCGGCCTGCTGGAACAGCGCCTCGACATGGTCGTGTACCGCGCCAAGTTCGCGCCGACCATCTTCGCTGCCCGCCAGATCGTTTCGCACGGCCACATTCGCGTGAACGGCGTGCGCTGCAACATCGCCAGCCGCCGTGTTCGCCCCGGTGACGTCGTCAGCCTGGGCAACAAGGCCAAGGAAATGGCGCTGATCATCGAAGCGCAGGGCCTCGCCGAGCGTGAAATCCCCGAATACGTCGCGCCCGACGGCAACGACAAGATCACTTTCGTCCGGGTCCCGACGCTGGATGAGGTTCCCTATCCGGTGAAGATGGAACCGAACCTGGTGGTCGAATTCTACTCGCGCTGA
- the nrdR gene encoding transcriptional regulator NrdR encodes MRCPFCAHDDSQVKDSRPTEDNTAIRRRRQCEGCGARFTTFERVQLREITVLKSNDARQPFDRAKIEQSVTLACRKRGISQERIDQLVSGVQRQIETMGESEIPSRAIGEMVMEGLRQLDSVAYIRFASVYRDFGDAKDFEDFAGTVRDVGKH; translated from the coding sequence ATGCGCTGCCCTTTCTGCGCCCATGACGACAGCCAGGTGAAGGACAGCCGTCCCACCGAGGACAACACGGCCATCCGCCGCCGCCGCCAGTGCGAAGGCTGCGGCGCGCGCTTTACCACCTTCGAACGGGTTCAGCTGCGCGAAATCACCGTGCTGAAAAGCAACGATGCCCGCCAGCCGTTCGACCGGGCAAAGATCGAGCAATCCGTCACGCTGGCCTGCCGCAAGCGGGGCATCTCGCAGGAGCGGATCGACCAGCTGGTTTCGGGCGTGCAGCGCCAGATCGAAACCATGGGGGAAAGCGAAATCCCCTCACGCGCCATCGGCGAAATGGTGATGGAAGGCCTGCGCCAGCTGGATTCTGTGGCCTATATCCGCTTCGCCTCGGTCTATCGCGATTTCGGCGACGCCAAGGATTTCGAGGATTTTGCCGGGACGGTGCGGGATGTCGGGAAGCACTGA
- a CDS encoding peptidylprolyl isomerase, translating to MKCRNLLVSVMLGCALAASPAMAKKKAKDIVVEKAPVALSTSVNTDMSVEPENILLLDLSNGGRVAIRLMPSWAPGHVERIKTLTQRGFYNGVVFHRVIDGFMAQTGDPKGTGEGGSDLPDLKAEFNMVPHMRGSVSMARTNEPDSANSQFFIVFFPRFALDKRYTNFGRVISGMQYVDTIERGEPPQNPTRILQASLASEGKAQMMPPPPAPPVAEAPVPAPAALAVPPAKTAVKAAAKKN from the coding sequence ATGAAGTGCCGTAACCTGCTTGTTTCCGTGATGCTGGGATGTGCGCTGGCGGCTTCGCCTGCCATGGCGAAGAAGAAGGCCAAGGACATCGTCGTCGAAAAGGCGCCGGTGGCTCTCAGCACGTCTGTAAACACCGACATGTCGGTCGAGCCCGAGAATATCCTGCTGCTCGATCTGTCGAACGGTGGCCGCGTGGCCATCCGCCTGATGCCCTCGTGGGCGCCCGGCCATGTCGAGCGGATCAAGACGCTGACCCAGCGCGGTTTCTATAACGGCGTCGTCTTCCACCGCGTGATCGACGGCTTCATGGCTCAGACCGGCGATCCCAAGGGCACTGGCGAGGGCGGCTCCGACCTGCCGGACCTCAAGGCCGAATTCAACATGGTGCCGCATATGCGCGGCAGCGTTTCGATGGCTCGCACCAATGAGCCGGATAGCGCGAACAGCCAGTTCTTCATCGTGTTCTTCCCGCGCTTCGCGCTCGACAAGCGCTATACCAATTTCGGCCGCGTGATTTCCGGCATGCAATATGTCGATACGATCGAGCGCGGCGAACCGCCCCAGAACCCGACGCGGATCCTCCAGGCCAGCCTCGCCAGCGAGGGCAAGGCGCAGATGATGCCGCCGCCGCCCGCACCGCCGGTTGCTGAAGCGCCGGTCCCGGCACCGGCTGCGCTCGCGGTTCCCCCGGCGAAGACGGCCGTGAAGGCCGCAGCGAAGAAGAACTGA
- the glyA gene encoding serine hydroxymethyltransferase, with amino-acid sequence MTAVTPNGFFTADLAQTDPEISGWIGKELGRQRDKIELIASENICSKAVLQAAGSILTNKYAEGYPGKRYYGGCEYVDEIETLAIERAKKLFGSNFANVQPNSGSQMNQAVFLALLQPGDTFMGLDLNAGGHLTHGSPVNMSGKWFNPVPYGVRPDDHRIDMDEVARIARKNKPKLIICGGTAYSREWDFARFREIADEVGAYLLADMSHFSGLVAGGVHPSPVPHAHVTTTTTHKSLRGPRSGIILSNDEDIAKKINTAIFPGLQGGPLMHIIAAKAVAFAEAMTPEFKAYAAAVKANAKALAASIEAQGLSIVSGGTDNHLMLVDLTSKDITGKATEKGLDRAAITCNKNGIPNDKRSPFVTSGIRLGTPAGTTRGFGVEEFAQIGGLIAEVVEGLARNGDEGDAQVEQSVKSRVEELCARFPIYPGM; translated from the coding sequence ATGACCGCCGTGACCCCCAATGGCTTCTTCACCGCCGACCTCGCCCAGACCGACCCCGAAATCTCCGGCTGGATCGGCAAGGAACTTGGCCGCCAGCGCGACAAGATCGAGCTGATCGCCTCGGAGAACATCTGCTCCAAGGCCGTGCTCCAGGCAGCCGGATCGATCCTCACCAACAAGTACGCCGAAGGCTATCCGGGCAAGCGCTATTACGGCGGCTGCGAATATGTCGACGAAATCGAGACGCTGGCGATCGAACGCGCGAAGAAGCTGTTCGGATCGAACTTCGCCAACGTCCAGCCGAATTCGGGCAGCCAGATGAACCAGGCGGTGTTCCTTGCCCTGCTGCAGCCGGGCGACACCTTCATGGGGCTTGACCTCAACGCCGGCGGCCACCTCACGCACGGGTCGCCCGTGAACATGAGCGGCAAGTGGTTCAATCCGGTGCCCTATGGCGTGCGTCCCGACGATCACCGCATCGACATGGACGAGGTTGCCCGCATCGCCCGCAAGAACAAGCCCAAGCTGATCATCTGTGGCGGCACGGCCTATTCGCGCGAGTGGGACTTCGCCCGCTTCCGCGAGATCGCCGACGAAGTGGGTGCCTACCTGCTGGCCGACATGAGCCACTTCTCGGGCCTCGTCGCCGGCGGCGTGCACCCCTCGCCGGTGCCGCATGCCCATGTCACCACCACGACCACGCACAAGTCGCTGCGCGGCCCGCGTTCGGGCATCATCCTGTCCAATGACGAGGACATCGCGAAGAAGATCAACACCGCGATCTTCCCCGGCCTCCAGGGCGGCCCGCTGATGCACATCATCGCGGCCAAGGCAGTTGCCTTCGCCGAGGCCATGACGCCGGAATTCAAGGCCTATGCCGCGGCGGTCAAGGCCAATGCCAAGGCGCTGGCCGCCTCCATCGAAGCGCAGGGCCTGTCGATCGTCTCGGGCGGCACTGACAACCACCTGATGCTTGTCGACCTGACGTCGAAGGACATCACCGGCAAGGCGACCGAAAAGGGGCTCGATCGCGCCGCGATCACCTGCAACAAGAACGGCATCCCCAACGACAAGCGCTCGCCCTTCGTCACTTCGGGCATCCGCCTTGGCACCCCGGCCGGCACCACGCGCGGCTTCGGGGTTGAGGAATTTGCCCAGATCGGCGGCCTGATCGCCGAAGTGGTCGAAGGCCTTGCCCGCAACGGCGACGAAGGCGACGCGCAGGTCGAACAGAGCGTGAAGTCCCGCGTCGAGGAGCTTTGCGCCCGCTTCCCGATCTATCCGGGAATGTAA
- a CDS encoding RNA methyltransferase translates to MSGSTDPVIVLVRPQLGENIGKAARAMLNFGLAEMRLVSPRDGWPNPSAGPAAAGADIVLEKAQVFETLADAVADCAHVYATTVRKRGVTKPVMTPEQAAKTIHAEPGRSALVFGPERSGLETDDVALARTILTVPINPEFGSLNLAQAVILCAYEWSKQASLAQPTIEELLPPAPQDELEGMIAHLESLLEPAGYFFPESRAAATRRTLRTMLTKPAWNHLEVRTMRGVLSALEKKPRKP, encoded by the coding sequence ATGTCGGGAAGCACTGATCCCGTCATCGTCCTCGTCCGTCCGCAGCTGGGTGAGAACATCGGCAAGGCGGCACGGGCGATGCTCAACTTCGGGCTCGCCGAAATGCGCCTCGTCTCCCCGCGCGATGGCTGGCCCAACCCCAGCGCCGGCCCCGCCGCAGCCGGTGCGGATATCGTGCTGGAAAAGGCGCAGGTCTTCGAAACGCTGGCAGACGCCGTGGCCGACTGTGCCCATGTCTATGCCACCACGGTGCGCAAGCGCGGCGTAACGAAGCCGGTGATGACGCCGGAACAGGCGGCGAAAACCATCCATGCAGAGCCGGGACGCTCCGCACTTGTCTTCGGACCCGAACGATCGGGGCTGGAAACCGATGACGTAGCCCTTGCCCGGACCATCCTTACCGTACCGATCAACCCGGAATTCGGCTCGCTCAACCTCGCCCAGGCAGTCATCCTGTGCGCCTACGAGTGGTCGAAGCAGGCCTCGCTCGCGCAGCCGACCATCGAGGAACTGCTGCCCCCTGCCCCGCAAGATGAGCTGGAGGGCATGATTGCCCACCTTGAAAGCCTGCTCGAGCCGGCGGGATACTTCTTCCCAGAGAGCCGGGCGGCCGCCACTCGCCGGACGCTGCGCACGATGCTGACCAAGCCGGCATGGAACCACCTTGAGGTGCGCACCATGCGCGGCGTGCTCTCCGCGCTCGAAAAGAAGCCGCGCAAACCTTGA
- the coaD gene encoding pantetheine-phosphate adenylyltransferase, which yields MERIGVYPGTFDPITLGHGDIIRRGAKLVDRLIIGVTTNMSKNPMFSPDERMDMVRREVADMGIANVEVVGFNSLLMKFAERQGASMIVRGLRAVADFEYEYQMAGMNQQLNDRIETVFLMADVSLQPIASKLVKEIALFGGDIANFVSPSVRDDVVARVAELGQLGDD from the coding sequence ATGGAACGCATCGGCGTCTATCCCGGAACCTTCGATCCGATCACGCTGGGCCACGGGGACATCATCCGGCGCGGAGCAAAGCTGGTTGATCGGCTGATCATCGGTGTCACCACCAACATGTCGAAGAACCCGATGTTCTCGCCCGATGAGCGGATGGACATGGTGCGGCGCGAAGTGGCGGACATGGGTATCGCCAATGTCGAAGTGGTCGGGTTCAATTCCCTGCTGATGAAGTTCGCCGAAAGGCAGGGCGCCAGCATGATCGTGCGCGGCCTGCGCGCCGTGGCCGACTTCGAATACGAATACCAGATGGCCGGCATGAACCAGCAGCTCAATGACCGGATCGAAACGGTGTTCCTGATGGCCGATGTTTCGCTGCAGCCGATCGCCAGCAAGCTCGTCAAGGAAATCGCCCTGTTCGGCGGCGATATCGCCAATTTCGTCAGCCCCAGCGTGCGCGATGACGTGGTTGCCCGCGTCGCTGAACTGGGGCAGCTTGGCGACGATTAA